One Lucilia cuprina isolate Lc7/37 chromosome 4, ASM2204524v1, whole genome shotgun sequence DNA segment encodes these proteins:
- the LOC111687726 gene encoding probable serine/threonine-protein kinase clkA isoform X2 yields the protein MSNYFKKGGVASSCKHILHCGDQCEGRCNRFTYTKHFKSKTKMVPLISLALSLMCYHNIIFVQGMLIDSNDFKTEIYSELTTTYMPQILLDPHISESKENVINKLNIILNPTPEAESYKNIKFEEKIEDKNIDIKSSIDYPAGPLTETIQNTTSQYSYPSPTLDNLNEQYENESKTESATIHMPQILLDTHILKIKEKSLDNFEKILTNTPEEELYNNIKHEEKIGYKNIENNSSVDSADSFNETIQNFSRKNSNTSAALENVNRLSASKSEKHFLSEKIVLENFVKDISENTYSSEDSFRQHQQIIQNFETNYSSDVSKYIFNQQELNKTFEISEINLPQNCMDSVCEVNTTKFDVHIIKNNSAKFNNTKVVESASEITNDLPNITYTPLSYESIDFVTQNNDSNYNDNILSVDLHETISISPKNSNETDVLNITEYPKLYFEEVTEEIENANDSCVDEHVVIKKVLVEQDVIEYSFNKTTYPDLQNDEKNLLQLTYTDQNAQENKTKNGRTNKNYTLDSKTINEHTKSNALDSENITDCTSVESSEENTFNDYQSTEVINQYKNNVVKNESMQHLEQDNFINLNKEVDELLWKSGEERSMNELRHEKPAEDETNQYNKTDKYNDIGTKKFENNTYLFNQIENEQYITRIEKNNNENHETHEVRSTTLKTINESEAFESNISEIDITDSNNTTEKYENNYNIFIIKNEQIVQSNLTKPVNDYNSVTKQVTPLLADDIAATLFEAYPPQDVGQTFNDNLADESVGFGKALPISITEGFNRSTIIIAMNIEMQERNCGKDDLDDEDAQTFAKLLEVELPPSVAVALDECEECL from the exons atgagtaattactttaaaaaaggtGGAGTGGCTAGCAGCTGCAAACATATACTTCATTGTGGTGATCAATGTGAAGGAAGATGCAACAGGTTTACATATACAAAACACTTTAAAAGCAAAACTAAAATGGTGCCTCTAATCTCTCTCGCACTCTCCTTAATGTGTT atcataatattattttcgtCCAAGGTATGCTGATTGATtcaaatgactttaagactgaaatatattctgaattaacaacaacatataTGCCTCAAATTTTGCTGGATCCACACATTTCCGAAAGcaaagaaaatgttataaataaattaaacataattttaaatccGACACCGGAGGCTGagtcatataaaaatataaaatttgaagagaaAATCGAGGATAAAAATATAGATATAAAATCAAGCATTGATTATCCTGCTGGCCCACTTACTGAAACAATTCAAAATACAACTAGTCAGTATTCGTACCCTTCACCAACATTGGACAATTTAAATGAACAATATGAAAATGAGTCAAAAACTGAATCTGCAACAATACATATGCCTCAAATCTTATTAGAtacacacattttaaaaattaaagaaaaatcattagataattttgaaaagattttaacAAATACTCCGGAGGaagaattatataataatataaaacatgaAGAAAAAAtcgggtataaaaatatagaaaataattcaaGTGTTGATTCTGCTGATTCTTTTAATgaaacaatacaaaatttttctagaaaGAATTCGAACACTTCGGCAGCATTGGAAAATGTTAATAGACTGTCTGCATCAAAaagtgaaaaacattttttatctgaaaaaattgttttggaaaattttgtaaaggatATCTCGGAAAATACATACTCAAGCGAAG atTCATTTCGACAACACCAACaaatcatacaaaattttgaaacaaattactCATCAGATGtgtcaaaatatatattcaatcaacaagaattaaataaaactttcgaAATATCCGAAATTAATCTACCACAAAACTGTATGGATTCGGTTTGCGAAGTTAATACAACTAAATTTGATGTTCATATCATTAAAAACAATAGTGCAAAATTTAACAATACAAAAGTGGTTGAATCTGCATCAGAAATTACAAATGATTTGCCAAATATTACTTATACACCCCTTTCATACGAATCAATTGATTTTGTTACACAGAATAATGATAGCAATTATAATGACAATATTTTATCTGTGGATTTGCATGAGACTATTTCTATAAGCCCAAAAAATAGTAATGAAAcagatgttttaaatattacggAATATcctaaattatattttgaagaaGTGACTGAAGAAATAGAAAATGCTAATGACTCATGTGTAGACGAACACGTGGTTATAAAAAAGGTATTAGTCGAACAAGATGTTATTGAATATTCATTTAATAAGACAACTTATCCGGATTTACAAAATGATGAGAAAAATCTACTTCAGTTAACCTATACTGATCAGAATGCAcaggaaaataaaacaaaaaatggaagaactaataaaaattatacactGGATTCGAAAACTATAAACGAACACACAAAAAGTAATGCTTTAGATTCAGAGAACATTACAGATTGTACATCTGTAGAAAGCAGTgaagaaaatacatttaatgACTATCAGTCAACGGAAGTGATTaatcaatataaaaacaacGTAGTTAAAAACGAGTCTATGCAACATCTAGAGCAAGACAActtcattaatttaaacaaagaagTCGACGAATTACTTTGGAAAAGTGGTGAAGAACGTTCTATGAATGAACTGCGCCATGAAAAACCTGCCGAAGATGAAACTAATCAATATAATAAAACTGATAAATACAATGATATTGGGACAAAAAAGTTCGAAAATAACACTTATCTCTTTAACCAAATTGAAAACGAACAATACATaacaagaatagaaaaaaataacaatgaaaacCATGAAACTCATGAAGTTAGATCAACAACTTTAAAAACCATAAATGAATCTGAAGCATTCGAAAGCAATATTTCTGAAATTGATATTACTGATAGTAATAACACAACGGAGAAATacgaaaataattataatatatttattataaaaaacgaGCAAATAGTTCAATCGAACTTGACAAAACCTGTAAACGATTACAATTCAGTAACCAAACAAGTAACGCCATTATTAGCGGATGACATAGCTGCAACTTTATTCGAAGCATATCCCCCACAAGATGTTGGTCAAACGTTCAATGATAATTTGGCAGATGAATCAGTTGGTTTTGGAAAAGCTCTACCCATCTCCATTACTGAAGGCTTCAATAGATCTACTATAATAATTGCAATGA ATATAGAAATGCAAGAACGTAATTGTGGTAAAGATGACTTAGATGATGAAGATGCGCAAACTTTTGCAAAGTTATTAGAGGTCGAACTTCCACCATCAGTAGCCGTAGCTTTAGACGAATGTGAAGAatgtttgtaa
- the LOC111687726 gene encoding probable serine/threonine-protein kinase clkA isoform X1, which translates to MSNYFKKGGVASSCKHILHCGDQCEGRCNRFTYTKHFKSKTKMVPLISLALSLMCYHNIIFVQGMLIDSNDFKTEIYSELTTTYMPQILLDPHISESKENVINKLNIILNPTPEAESYKNIKFEEKIEDKNIDIKSSIDYPAGPLTETIQNTTSQYSYPSPTLDNLNEQYENESKTESATIHMPQILLDTHILKIKEKSLDNFEKILTNTPEEELYNNIKHEEKIGYKNIENNSSVDSADSFNETIQNFSRKNSNTSAALENVNRLSASKSEKHFLSEKIVLENFVKDISENTYSSEDSFRQHQQIIQNFETNYSSDVSKYIFNQQELNKTFEISEINLPQNCMDSVCEVNTTKFDVHIIKNNSAKFNNTKVVESASEITNDLPNITYTPLSYESIDFVTQNNDSNYNDNILSVDLHETISISPKNSNETDVLNITEYPKLYFEEVTEEIENANDSCVDEHVVIKKVLVEQDVIEYSFNKTTYPDLQNDEKNLLQLTYTDQNAQENKTKNGRTNKNYTLDSKTINEHTKSNALDSENITDCTSVESSEENTFNDYQSTEVINQYKNNVVKNESMQHLEQDNFINLNKEVDELLWKSGEERSMNELRHEKPAEDETNQYNKTDKYNDIGTKKFENNTYLFNQIENEQYITRIEKNNNENHETHEVRSTTLKTINESEAFESNISEIDITDSNNTTEKYENNYNIFIIKNEQIVQSNLTKPVNDYNSVTKQVTPLLADDIAATLFEAYPPQDVGQTFNDNLADESVGFGKALPISITEGFNRSTIIIAMSSVTAILFIIISVTIFLISFQHQHGTLDIEMQERNCGKDDLDDEDAQTFAKLLEVELPPSVAVALDECEECL; encoded by the exons atgagtaattactttaaaaaaggtGGAGTGGCTAGCAGCTGCAAACATATACTTCATTGTGGTGATCAATGTGAAGGAAGATGCAACAGGTTTACATATACAAAACACTTTAAAAGCAAAACTAAAATGGTGCCTCTAATCTCTCTCGCACTCTCCTTAATGTGTT atcataatattattttcgtCCAAGGTATGCTGATTGATtcaaatgactttaagactgaaatatattctgaattaacaacaacatataTGCCTCAAATTTTGCTGGATCCACACATTTCCGAAAGcaaagaaaatgttataaataaattaaacataattttaaatccGACACCGGAGGCTGagtcatataaaaatataaaatttgaagagaaAATCGAGGATAAAAATATAGATATAAAATCAAGCATTGATTATCCTGCTGGCCCACTTACTGAAACAATTCAAAATACAACTAGTCAGTATTCGTACCCTTCACCAACATTGGACAATTTAAATGAACAATATGAAAATGAGTCAAAAACTGAATCTGCAACAATACATATGCCTCAAATCTTATTAGAtacacacattttaaaaattaaagaaaaatcattagataattttgaaaagattttaacAAATACTCCGGAGGaagaattatataataatataaaacatgaAGAAAAAAtcgggtataaaaatatagaaaataattcaaGTGTTGATTCTGCTGATTCTTTTAATgaaacaatacaaaatttttctagaaaGAATTCGAACACTTCGGCAGCATTGGAAAATGTTAATAGACTGTCTGCATCAAAaagtgaaaaacattttttatctgaaaaaattgttttggaaaattttgtaaaggatATCTCGGAAAATACATACTCAAGCGAAG atTCATTTCGACAACACCAACaaatcatacaaaattttgaaacaaattactCATCAGATGtgtcaaaatatatattcaatcaacaagaattaaataaaactttcgaAATATCCGAAATTAATCTACCACAAAACTGTATGGATTCGGTTTGCGAAGTTAATACAACTAAATTTGATGTTCATATCATTAAAAACAATAGTGCAAAATTTAACAATACAAAAGTGGTTGAATCTGCATCAGAAATTACAAATGATTTGCCAAATATTACTTATACACCCCTTTCATACGAATCAATTGATTTTGTTACACAGAATAATGATAGCAATTATAATGACAATATTTTATCTGTGGATTTGCATGAGACTATTTCTATAAGCCCAAAAAATAGTAATGAAAcagatgttttaaatattacggAATATcctaaattatattttgaagaaGTGACTGAAGAAATAGAAAATGCTAATGACTCATGTGTAGACGAACACGTGGTTATAAAAAAGGTATTAGTCGAACAAGATGTTATTGAATATTCATTTAATAAGACAACTTATCCGGATTTACAAAATGATGAGAAAAATCTACTTCAGTTAACCTATACTGATCAGAATGCAcaggaaaataaaacaaaaaatggaagaactaataaaaattatacactGGATTCGAAAACTATAAACGAACACACAAAAAGTAATGCTTTAGATTCAGAGAACATTACAGATTGTACATCTGTAGAAAGCAGTgaagaaaatacatttaatgACTATCAGTCAACGGAAGTGATTaatcaatataaaaacaacGTAGTTAAAAACGAGTCTATGCAACATCTAGAGCAAGACAActtcattaatttaaacaaagaagTCGACGAATTACTTTGGAAAAGTGGTGAAGAACGTTCTATGAATGAACTGCGCCATGAAAAACCTGCCGAAGATGAAACTAATCAATATAATAAAACTGATAAATACAATGATATTGGGACAAAAAAGTTCGAAAATAACACTTATCTCTTTAACCAAATTGAAAACGAACAATACATaacaagaatagaaaaaaataacaatgaaaacCATGAAACTCATGAAGTTAGATCAACAACTTTAAAAACCATAAATGAATCTGAAGCATTCGAAAGCAATATTTCTGAAATTGATATTACTGATAGTAATAACACAACGGAGAAATacgaaaataattataatatatttattataaaaaacgaGCAAATAGTTCAATCGAACTTGACAAAACCTGTAAACGATTACAATTCAGTAACCAAACAAGTAACGCCATTATTAGCGGATGACATAGCTGCAACTTTATTCGAAGCATATCCCCCACAAGATGTTGGTCAAACGTTCAATGATAATTTGGCAGATGAATCAGTTGGTTTTGGAAAAGCTCTACCCATCTCCATTACTGAAGGCTTCAATAGATCTACTATAATAATTGCAATGAGTTCTGTCACTGCTATTCTTTTCATAATCATTTCTGTAACAATATTTCTTATTTCCTTTCAACATCAACATGGTACTTTAGATATAGAAATGCAAGAACGTAATTGTGGTAAAGATGACTTAGATGATGAAGATGCGCAAACTTTTGCAAAGTTATTAGAGGTCGAACTTCCACCATCAGTAGCCGTAGCTTTAGACGAATGTGAAGAatgtttgtaa
- the LOC111687726 gene encoding probable serine/threonine-protein kinase clkA isoform X3: MVPLISLALFLMCDHNIIFVQGMLIDSNDFKTEIYSELTTTYMPQILLDPHISESKENVINKLNIILNPTPEAESYKNIKFEEKIEDKNIDIKSSIDYPAGPLTETIQNTTSQYSYPSPTLDNLNEQYENESKTESATIHMPQILLDTHILKIKEKSLDNFEKILTNTPEEELYNNIKHEEKIGYKNIENNSSVDSADSFNETIQNFSRKNSNTSAALENVNRLSASKSEKHFLSEKIVLENFVKDISENTYSSEDSFRQHQQIIQNFETNYSSDVSKYIFNQQELNKTFEISEINLPQNCMDSVCEVNTTKFDVHIIKNNSAKFNNTKVVESASEITNDLPNITYTPLSYESIDFVTQNNDSNYNDNILSVDLHETISISPKNSNETDVLNITEYPKLYFEEVTEEIENANDSCVDEHVVIKKVLVEQDVIEYSFNKTTYPDLQNDEKNLLQLTYTDQNAQENKTKNGRTNKNYTLDSKTINEHTKSNALDSENITDCTSVESSEENTFNDYQSTEVINQYKNNVVKNESMQHLEQDNFINLNKEVDELLWKSGEERSMNELRHEKPAEDETNQYNKTDKYNDIGTKKFENNTYLFNQIENEQYITRIEKNNNENHETHEVRSTTLKTINESEAFESNISEIDITDSNNTTEKYENNYNIFIIKNEQIVQSNLTKPVNDYNSVTKQVTPLLADDIAATLFEAYPPQDVGQTFNDNLADESVGFGKALPISITEGFNRSTIIIAMSSVTAILFIIISVTIFLISFQHQHGTLDIEMQERNCGKDDLDDEDAQTFAKLLEVELPPSVAVALDECEECL; this comes from the exons ATGGTGCCTCTAATCTCTCTCGCACTCTTCTTAATGTGTG atcataatattattttcgtCCAAGGTATGCTGATTGATtcaaatgactttaagactgaaatatattctgaattaacaacaacatataTGCCTCAAATTTTGCTGGATCCACACATTTCCGAAAGcaaagaaaatgttataaataaattaaacataattttaaatccGACACCGGAGGCTGagtcatataaaaatataaaatttgaagagaaAATCGAGGATAAAAATATAGATATAAAATCAAGCATTGATTATCCTGCTGGCCCACTTACTGAAACAATTCAAAATACAACTAGTCAGTATTCGTACCCTTCACCAACATTGGACAATTTAAATGAACAATATGAAAATGAGTCAAAAACTGAATCTGCAACAATACATATGCCTCAAATCTTATTAGAtacacacattttaaaaattaaagaaaaatcattagataattttgaaaagattttaacAAATACTCCGGAGGaagaattatataataatataaaacatgaAGAAAAAAtcgggtataaaaatatagaaaataattcaaGTGTTGATTCTGCTGATTCTTTTAATgaaacaatacaaaatttttctagaaaGAATTCGAACACTTCGGCAGCATTGGAAAATGTTAATAGACTGTCTGCATCAAAaagtgaaaaacattttttatctgaaaaaattgttttggaaaattttgtaaaggatATCTCGGAAAATACATACTCAAGCGAAG atTCATTTCGACAACACCAACaaatcatacaaaattttgaaacaaattactCATCAGATGtgtcaaaatatatattcaatcaacaagaattaaataaaactttcgaAATATCCGAAATTAATCTACCACAAAACTGTATGGATTCGGTTTGCGAAGTTAATACAACTAAATTTGATGTTCATATCATTAAAAACAATAGTGCAAAATTTAACAATACAAAAGTGGTTGAATCTGCATCAGAAATTACAAATGATTTGCCAAATATTACTTATACACCCCTTTCATACGAATCAATTGATTTTGTTACACAGAATAATGATAGCAATTATAATGACAATATTTTATCTGTGGATTTGCATGAGACTATTTCTATAAGCCCAAAAAATAGTAATGAAAcagatgttttaaatattacggAATATcctaaattatattttgaagaaGTGACTGAAGAAATAGAAAATGCTAATGACTCATGTGTAGACGAACACGTGGTTATAAAAAAGGTATTAGTCGAACAAGATGTTATTGAATATTCATTTAATAAGACAACTTATCCGGATTTACAAAATGATGAGAAAAATCTACTTCAGTTAACCTATACTGATCAGAATGCAcaggaaaataaaacaaaaaatggaagaactaataaaaattatacactGGATTCGAAAACTATAAACGAACACACAAAAAGTAATGCTTTAGATTCAGAGAACATTACAGATTGTACATCTGTAGAAAGCAGTgaagaaaatacatttaatgACTATCAGTCAACGGAAGTGATTaatcaatataaaaacaacGTAGTTAAAAACGAGTCTATGCAACATCTAGAGCAAGACAActtcattaatttaaacaaagaagTCGACGAATTACTTTGGAAAAGTGGTGAAGAACGTTCTATGAATGAACTGCGCCATGAAAAACCTGCCGAAGATGAAACTAATCAATATAATAAAACTGATAAATACAATGATATTGGGACAAAAAAGTTCGAAAATAACACTTATCTCTTTAACCAAATTGAAAACGAACAATACATaacaagaatagaaaaaaataacaatgaaaacCATGAAACTCATGAAGTTAGATCAACAACTTTAAAAACCATAAATGAATCTGAAGCATTCGAAAGCAATATTTCTGAAATTGATATTACTGATAGTAATAACACAACGGAGAAATacgaaaataattataatatatttattataaaaaacgaGCAAATAGTTCAATCGAACTTGACAAAACCTGTAAACGATTACAATTCAGTAACCAAACAAGTAACGCCATTATTAGCGGATGACATAGCTGCAACTTTATTCGAAGCATATCCCCCACAAGATGTTGGTCAAACGTTCAATGATAATTTGGCAGATGAATCAGTTGGTTTTGGAAAAGCTCTACCCATCTCCATTACTGAAGGCTTCAATAGATCTACTATAATAATTGCAATGAGTTCTGTCACTGCTATTCTTTTCATAATCATTTCTGTAACAATATTTCTTATTTCCTTTCAACATCAACATGGTACTTTAGATATAGAAATGCAAGAACGTAATTGTGGTAAAGATGACTTAGATGATGAAGATGCGCAAACTTTTGCAAAGTTATTAGAGGTCGAACTTCCACCATCAGTAGCCGTAGCTTTAGACGAATGTGAAGAatgtttgtaa